The Planococcus halocryophilus nucleotide sequence AATGAGTTTATTGATTTTACCGGTTATCGTTGTTGCTTCACAAGAAGCAATCCGTTCAGTTCCCGGTGAACTTCGTGACGCTTCATTCGGCATGGGGGCCACCAAGTGGCAGACAATCGTCAAAATTATTTTGCCCGCGGCTATTCCGGGTATTTTAACGGGCAGTATTTTAGCACTGTCACGTGCCATTGGAGAAACAGCACCATTGATAGTCATTGGAGTGCCTGTTATCATTCAGTTCTTACCAGCTGGTGTGATGGACACATTTACCGCTTTGCCGATGCAAATTTACGATTGGTCAAGCCGTCCGCAACCGGAGTTTCAAAATGTGGCAGCCGCAGGAATCATGGTATTGATGGCAGTCCTGCTATTCATGAATTCTATCGCAGTCATTATTCGCAACAAATTCGATAAACGCTATTAACGCTAATTATGTGGAAGGGGTTCTGCAAATGACCACCATCGTTACAAAAAAAGCAATAACTGAAGAACTAGTAAATGATTCAGCTAAAAAAGCTGTCTACGAAACAAACCAGCTTAACCTTTGGTACGGTGCAAACCATGCATTGAAGAATATTGATCTAGAAATAATGGAAAACGAAGTAACAGCGATCATTGGACCTTCAGGATGCGGCAAATCGACTTATCTGAAGACCTTGAATCGCATGGTTGAATTGGTGCCTTCAGTAAAAACTTCAGGAGAAATTCTATACAGAGGACGCAATATTTTCGATCACGATTATGGTGTGGAAGAATTGCGGACTCGTGTAGGGATGGTCTTTCAAAAACCAAATCCATTCCCGAAATCGATATATGATAATATTGCTTACGGACCACGTATCCACGGCATTAAAAACAAGAAAATTCTTGATGAAATTGTTGAAAAAAGTTTGCGCGGAGCAGCTATTTGGGAAGAAGTAAAAGATCGTTTGAACGAAAATGCTTATAGCATCTCGGGTGGGCAGCAACAACGGATCTGTATCGCTCGTGCACTTGCAATCGAACCTGATGTTATTTTGATGGATGAACCAACATCAGCACTTGATCCAATTTCGACATTGAAAGTTGAAGAATTGGTTCAGGAACTGAAAAAAGACTATAGCATCATCATCGTCACGCACAATATGCAACAAGCTGCACGGATTTCAGATAAAACAGCATTTTTCCTAAACGGAGAAGTAATCGAGTTTGATCAAACCGATACCATATTTTCAAATCCTTCCGATAAACGTACGGAAGATTATATTTCAGGCAGATTTGGATAACCAAGGAGGCGAATGGTTTGTCATTACGTGAAAAATTTGAATTTGAATTAAATTCCGCTCAAGAGGAATTGATTACATTAAGTACAATGGCAGTAAATGCGTTGAACAAATCAATGGAAGCACTTGTTACACAAGATGTGGACGCGGCACTTGAAGTGATTGAAGATGATCAAGGCATCAATCAGCTAGAAGAATTTATCAATGACCGGGTCATCCTGTTAATTGCTAAACAATCGCCGGTCGCCACTGATTTGAGACGTTTGATTGTAACGATAAAAGTAGCGTCGGATATGGAACGGGTTGGAGATTATGCAGTTAATATCGCTAAAGAGACAATCCGCATAGGGAATCAGGAATTATTACCTCAAATCGAACAAATTCAGCAAATGCAAAAATTGGCTGTTGCCATGTTGCACCAAGTAATCGAAGCTTTTGTAGAAGAAGATATTGTCAAAGCAAAAGAAATTGCAGAACTCGACGATCAAGTCGACGATTTATATGGCGATGTCATCCGTAAACTGATTCAAGCAGGTGGAGAAAACCCAGACAAGCTTGGTCAAATTACACAATTGGCTTTTATCAGTCGTTATATGGAACGTTCTGCTGACCATGCCACTAATATTGCTGAACAATTATTTTACTTAGTGCGTGGTCGTCACTATGATTTAAATAAATAATGTGATGCAATAATTTATGAAAATACTTTGCCGGGAGCGAAAAGCTACCGGTCTTTCTTTTTATTTGGAAAGGTTCAATATTATTGGAGTTTTACAGTAGACTTTATGGTGAAATATGCTATAATAATTAAGTCGTATAGATCACGCTTATTTACAAATGATCTTTGAAAGAATTAGGAGGGATACCGATGCGTGTTAACATCACTTTAGCTTGTACAGAATGTAGCGAACGTAACTACAGCACTGTTAAAAATAAGCGCAACAACCCTGAGCGTCTTGAAATGAAAAAATATTGCTCACGTGAAAAGAAAATGACAGTACACCGTGAAACGAAGTAATTCATTGATTGCCAAAACCTAATATGGGTTTTGGCTTTTTTCTTTTTAAAGGAGAAGATATGGATATGGATAAAAAAACTCAACGCAATCATGTACTGGCAATGCTTAGTCAAATGACAGCCGATCAATATAACAGTAAATCGCAAGCAGTTATCAATCGTTTAATGAAAGATCCTGCTTTTTTATCAGCAGAAACAGTTGGTTTAACAATATCTGCATTTCCTGAAGTGGACACATTAGCTTTAATAGATAAATGTTGGATGGTAGGTAAAAAAATAGCTATACCCAAATGTCATTCGGCAAGTCGCGTTATGGACTTCCGAATAATTGAGCATTTTGATCAACTAGAAACTGTTTACATGAAATTGAAAGAACCGATTGTCACAAAGACATCATACATAAAACCTGAAAAAATCGACTTGTTAATCGTACCAGGTGTGGTTTTTTCAAAACAAGGATTTAGAATTGGATTTGGCGGAGGCTATTATGATCGCTTTTTAGCAAACTACACGGGGGATACGCGTTCTGTGGCTTTTGATTGTCAAATTGCTGAAGAGATTCCAGTAGAAGAACATGATTTGCCGGTTGAAGGCATTTACACAGAAAGTGGTTTTATCGATTTAAAGGCGGTGGACAAATGAAAAACCTATATGATGTTATGCAATTATTAAAGCGCTATGGCACAGTTATTTATACAGCTGATTACAGTGCCGATCTTGGGTTAATTGAAGAAGAAATTAAAGAGTTGTACCGCCTGCAATTTATTACAGCAAAAGAATATGCGACAGCCATGCTCATTTTGCGCCACAAAAAATCCGAATACGATAAAAAATAAATTCGTTTTGCGAAACTTTAAATTGTTTCATTCGTCTAAAATAAGGGTAATTACTTAAATTGACCGTAATAATCTTTTATACTGAACTATTATGATAAACTTGAAAAATAAAAGAATAGGAGGATGTCTAGGAATGTTGAAAAAAGAATGGCCAAAACATATAGTCCTGGCAATTGCCATCATCGCCACTTGGCTAAAAACATATATCGTTTACAAAACAAGTTTTTCAATTACCATTGAAAACTTATTACAAGAATTTATTTTGTTTATTAATCCGTTAAGCATGCTGTTATTTATTTACGGAGTTTCATTGTTCTTTAAAAGTGACAAAGTCAAAAATGCCTATTTACTATCGGTAGCAGTTATTACATCAATCGTTCTTTACGGGAACGTTGCATTTTACCGATTTTTCAATGACTTTATCACTTTACCTGTATTGTTCCAAACCGATAACTTCGGAGATTTGGGATCTAGTGCAGCAGCTAGTGTGTTTTGGACAGACCTTTTTTACTTTTCAGATGTCTTGATTATTCTGCTGGCAATTAAATTTATTAAACTAAAACCGAGTAAAGTTGGATCTCAATCTGTTCAACGCAAAGCTTATTATATTTTGGCGTTAGCAGTGCTGTTCTTCAATCTAGGGCTTGCAGAAGCAGAACGACCACAATTATTAACGCGCAGCTTTGACCGTGAGATGTTAGTGAAAAACTTAGGTATGTACAATTATCATTTATACG carries:
- the pstB gene encoding phosphate ABC transporter ATP-binding protein PstB, with protein sequence MTTIVTKKAITEELVNDSAKKAVYETNQLNLWYGANHALKNIDLEIMENEVTAIIGPSGCGKSTYLKTLNRMVELVPSVKTSGEILYRGRNIFDHDYGVEELRTRVGMVFQKPNPFPKSIYDNIAYGPRIHGIKNKKILDEIVEKSLRGAAIWEEVKDRLNENAYSISGGQQQRICIARALAIEPDVILMDEPTSALDPISTLKVEELVQELKKDYSIIIVTHNMQQAARISDKTAFFLNGEVIEFDQTDTIFSNPSDKRTEDYISGRFG
- the phoU gene encoding phosphate signaling complex protein PhoU — protein: MSLREKFEFELNSAQEELITLSTMAVNALNKSMEALVTQDVDAALEVIEDDQGINQLEEFINDRVILLIAKQSPVATDLRRLIVTIKVASDMERVGDYAVNIAKETIRIGNQELLPQIEQIQQMQKLAVAMLHQVIEAFVEEDIVKAKEIAELDDQVDDLYGDVIRKLIQAGGENPDKLGQITQLAFISRYMERSADHATNIAEQLFYLVRGRHYDLNK
- the rpmG gene encoding 50S ribosomal protein L33, which translates into the protein MRVNITLACTECSERNYSTVKNKRNNPERLEMKKYCSREKKMTVHRETK
- a CDS encoding 5-formyltetrahydrofolate cyclo-ligase — translated: MDKKTQRNHVLAMLSQMTADQYNSKSQAVINRLMKDPAFLSAETVGLTISAFPEVDTLALIDKCWMVGKKIAIPKCHSASRVMDFRIIEHFDQLETVYMKLKEPIVTKTSYIKPEKIDLLIVPGVVFSKQGFRIGFGGGYYDRFLANYTGDTRSVAFDCQIAEEIPVEEHDLPVEGIYTESGFIDLKAVDK
- a CDS encoding YqgQ family protein, translated to MKNLYDVMQLLKRYGTVIYTADYSADLGLIEEEIKELYRLQFITAKEYATAMLILRHKKSEYDKK